The following nucleotide sequence is from Microbacterium imperiale.
GTCTCGACGAAGGGGTACAGGTTCACCACGACGAGGTCGAACGCCGCGATCCCGAGGTCGCCGAGCTGGTTCTCGTGGCTCTCGAGGCGGAGGTCGGCCAGCAGGCCGGCGTGCACCGCGGGGTGCAGCGTCTTGACGCGACCGTCGAGCGACTCCGGGAAGCCGGTGACCTCCGAGACGTCGGTGACGGCGAGGCCCGCCTCGCGCAGCAGCGCGGCCGAGCCGCCGGTCGAGACGATCTCGACGCCGGCGCCGGCCAGCGCCTGAGCGAGCGGCAGCAGATCGGTCTTGTCGCTCACCGAGATCAGTGCGCGGCGCACGCCCACGAGGTCGCGTGAACGGTAGAGGGCGGGGTCGTGGCTCGGTCCGGCCATGTCGGTTCTCCTGGTGCGGGTGTGGGCCTGCGGTGCGGGTCAGGCGGTGGCAGCGGGTGGGTTCGAGGAAGCGGGAGCGGCGAGGTCGAGCTCGCCCTCGGCGATGCGCCGGACGACGTCGATCAGTAGACGTCGCTCGACGGGCTTGATGCGGTCGTGCAGCGACGTCTCGTCGTCGCCGGGCAGGACCGGCACGCGCTCCTGCGCGAGGATCGGCCCCGTGTCGACGCCGTCGTCGACGACGATCACGCTCGCGCCGGTCTGCTCCGCGCCGGCCGCGAGCGCGTCACGGACACCGTGCGCGCCCGGGAACTCGGGCAGGTAGGCGGGGTGGGTGTTGATGATGCGCGGCGCGAAAGCCGCGACGACGGCGGCCGGCAGCAGACGCATCAGCCCACTCAGGACGATGAGGTCGGGCCGCCACGCCGTCAGCTGACGCGCGAGCTCGTCGCCCCACTCCTCCCGCGTCGCGTACTCGCGGTACGGCACGGCGAAGGTCGGGATGTTGTAGGCGTCGGCGTGGGCGAGTCCGTCCGCGGGACGGTCGGCGCCGACCACGACGATGCGGGCCGGGAAGCCGGGTTCGGCCGCGGCGTCCAGCAGCGCTCGCAGATTGGAGCCGCCACCGGAGATGAGGACCGCGACCGTCAGCACCGTCTTACTCTACCCACGGCGCGTCGGCGTCCCGAGCCCCAGCGCGCTCGCGGTCGCGGTCGTCCGCGTCGCTGCCACGCGCCGCCCCCGCTGCGCGCGGACCGAGCAGCGCGATGGCGGCTCCGAGGCCGATCTCGAGGGCGAAAGCGAGGCCGACGGCCCCGGGAGCCGGCCCCACCTGCGTCAGGCGGTCGGGACCCAACGCGCCGGAGGCGAGCGCCGAGAGCACAGCCGCGACGAGCCCGCTCGCCACGACGAGGCCGCCGAGAGCGGCCAGCCGCGGCCCGACCGGCTCGACGGCGGAACGCGACGGCGGCGCGGGCAGGCGGCGCCGCGCCGCGAGCCCCGCGATGAACCCCACGGCGACGAAGAGGAGGGCCAGCAGCAGAGCGAAGGAGGGCGTCGAGGGCGGGATCGCGGCGAGCACCGGGATGCTCGGGATGACGCCGAGCTGCGTCCCGGATGCCGCGACGGTCGACCCCGCGCCGACGACGAACCCCGGCCCGGCGGCGAAGGCCGCGCCCCAGACGATCAGGGTGGGCAGGTAGGCCAGCTGCGCGATCGTGAACGCCGTCGCGCCGAGCGCGTCGACGTTGGCCGCCTGGAAGAGCGAGATGATCGCGCCGCCGCGGGCGAGCACCGCCACGCCCACCAGCAGCGCGCCGACGGCGGCGAACCCGAGGGCGCTGATGGCGAGGGCGCGACCGGCTGCCGACACCGCGGCGGCGTATCCGCTGCGGTCGAGGCGGACGAAGAGCGAATCGACCGGCCCGTCGTCGCCGTCGCGCCATGCCCGCACGAGCGAGCCGACGAGCGCGGGCACCGCGAAGACGAGCGTCGGGAAGAGCACCGCCTGCCACGGCGTCACCGACGCGATCGGGGTGGCGGCTGTCGTCGCGAGCACGGTCGACAGCGCGGCGACCGTCCCGGCCCCGACGACGACGCCCGTGAACCCGGCTCCCGCCGCAGCGGCCCGGCCACCGGAGCGGGCGGCGAACATCGCGATGAGGCCCGCCACGGCGAGCGGTGCCAGCGAGAGCGGCATCGTGACGGCGTCGGGCGCGATGCCCGTGGCCACCGTGTACTCCTGCGGCAGCGTGATCTCGAGCGGCACCAGGTTGCCGAGCTGCCAGAGGCGCACCGCGGCGGGCCAGAGCGCGGACCAGTCCGCCCCCGCGCCGAACGCGACGGCCCACAGCACGGTGAGCGGAGCGAGCGCCGCGACAACGCCGACGGCCACCGCGACGAGGGCGTCGACGGCGGAGAGGAGGGCGACAAGCAGGCGATTCATGCCTGATCGACCCTACCCAGCGAGCCTGTGCGTGTCGGACCGGACGCGCGCGGAGCGCTACCGTCTTCTCGGAGGATTTTGTGAACACTACGCAGCAGCGCGCGCCGCAGGGTGCCATCGACCGTTACTTCGACATCAGCCGTCGCGGCTCGACCATCGGCACCGAGGTGCGGGGCGGCCTCGTCACGTTCGTGACGATGGCCTACATCGTCATCCTCAACCCGATCATCCTGTCGGGCAAGCCCGACGTGGACGGCACGACCCTCGGATTCGCCGCGGTGAGCGCGGCGACGGCGCTGACCGCCGGTGTCATGACCATCCTGTTCGGCCTCATCACGCGGCTGCCGTTCGCCTTCGCCGCGGGACTGGGCATCAACGCCTTCGTCGCGTTCGGCGTCGTGGGCGAGGTCACGTGGGCCGAGGCGATGGCCCTCGTCATGATCAACGGCGTCATCATCGTGCTGCTGGCAGCCACCGGCCTGCGCAAGCTGATCTTCGACGCCGTGCCGGTGCAGCTCAAGCTCGCGATCACCGTCGCCATCGGCTTCTTCATCGCCTTCATCGGCTTCGTCAACTCCGGCTTCGTCACCTCGACGGGCCAGGCCTCTCCCCCGGTCGGGCTGGGTGTCGGCGGTTCGGTCGCCTCGGCGCCGACCCTCATGTTCGTCATCACCCTGCTGCTGACCGGCATCCTCGTCGCGCGCAAGGTCAAGGGCGGCATGCTCATCGGCATCGTCGCCGGCACCGTGCTGTCGGTCATCGTCGAGGCGATCTGGCACCTCGGCCCGGCGACCGACAACGCCGGCGGCTGGGGCCTGACGGTGCCCGCGCTCACGGGATCGCCCGTCAGCGTTCCTGACCTCAGCCTCATCGGCGCCGTCGACTTCGGCTTCGACCTCGGCAAGGTCAGCATCGTCACCCTCGTCATGCTCGTCTTCACGCTGGTGTTCTCGAACTTCTTCGACGCCATGGGCACGATGACGGGCCTCGCGAAAGAGGCTAACCTCGCCGACGAGAAGGGCGACTTCCCGCGCATCAAGTCGGCGCTGATCGTCGAGGGCGTCGGCGCGATCGCGGGCGGCGCGACCAGCTCGTCGTCGGCCACGGTGTTCGTCGAATCGGGCTCGGGCATCGGCGAGGGCGCGCGCACGGGCCTCGCCAACGTCGTGACCGGTGTCGTGTTCCTCCTGGCGATGTTCTTCACCCCGCTGACGTCGATCGTCCCCACCGAGGTCGCCGCCGCGGCGCTCGTCATCGTCGGCGCGATGATGCTGTCGCAGATCGCGCACATCGACCTGACCGACTTCCGCGTGCTGCTGCCGGTCTTCCTCACGGCGACCGTCATGCCGCTGACCTACTCGATCGCCAACGGCATCGGTGCGGGCTTCATCGCCTGGGTGCTCGTGAACGCGCTGTCGGGCCGCGCGAAGCAGATCAGCCCGCTGCTGTGGGTCGTCGCGGCGGGCTTCGTGGTGTTCTTCGCCCGCGGACCCCTCGAGGCGATGCTGGGCGTCTGACGCCACGGACCCAGCGCCGGGTACAGCGAAGGGGCGGATGCCGCAGCATCCGCCCCTTCGTCGTGTCCGGGAAGCGTCAGAGCTTCTCGATGATCTCCCGCATGAGCGCGGCGGTCTCGGACGGCGTCTTGCCGACCTTGACGCCGGCGGCCTCGAGGGCCTCCTTCTTCGCCTGCGCGGTTCCCGCGGAGCCCGAGACGATGGCGCCCGCGTGGCCCATCGTCTTGCCCTCGGGCGCGGTGAAGCCCGCGACGTAGCCGACGACCGGCTTGGTGACGTGCTCCTTGATGTACTCGGCCGCACGCTCTTCGGCGTCGCCGCCGATCTCGCCGATCATGACGATGGCCTTCGTCTCGGGGTCGGCCTCGAACGCCGCAAGGGCGTCGATGTGCGTCGTTCCGATGACCGGGTCGCCGCCGATGCCGATGGCGGTCGAGAAGCCCAGGTCGCGCAGCTCGAACATCATCTGGTAGGTCAGGGTGCCCGACTTCGACACGAGACCGATCGGTCCCTTGCCGGTGATGTTCGCGGGCGTGATGCCGGCGAGCGCCTCACCGGGCGTGATGATGCCGGGGCAGTTCGGCCCGATGATGCGGGTCTTGTTGCCCTTCGACTTCGCGTAGGCCCACGCCTCGGCCGACTCGCCGACGGGCACGCCCTCGGTGATGACGACGAGCAGGGGGATCTCGGCGTCGATGGCCTCGACCATGGCGTCCTTGGTGAACGCGGGCGGCACGAAGGCGACCGACACGTCGGCGCCGGTCTTCTCGATCGCCTCGGCGACCGAGCCGAAGACGGGCAGCTCGACGGCGTTGCCGGCGGCATCCGTGTGCGAGACGGTCGTGCCGGCCTTGCGCGCGTTGACGCCGCCGACGATGTTGGTGCCCGCCTTGAGCATCAGCGCGGTGTGCTTGGTGCCCTCACCGCCCGTGATGCCCTGGACGATGACCTTGGAGTCCTTGTTGAGGTAGATAGACATGTCGTTGGTCCTTTTCGCGTCCGGGGCTCAGGCGTTGGCCAGCTCGGCGGCCTTGTCGGCGCCCTCGTCCATGCCAGCGGCGAGCGTGACGAGCGGGTGGTTCGCGTCGGCGAGGATCGCGCGGCCCTCGTCGACCTGGTTGCCGTCGAGACGCACGACGAGCGGCTTGGTGGCCGAGTCGCCGAGGATCTCGAGAGCCTTGACGATGCCCTCGGCCACGGCGACGCACGAGGTGATGCCGCCGAAGACGTTGACGAAGACGCTCTTGACCTGCTCGTCGCCGAGGATGACGTCGAGACCCGAGGCCATGACCTGCGCGTTCGCGCCGCCGCCGATGTCGAGGAAGTTGGCGGGCTTGACGCCGCCGTGCTTCTCGCCGGCGTAGGCGACGACGTCGAGCGTCGACATGACGAGGCCCGCGCCGTTGCCGATGACGCCGACCTGGCCGTCGAGCTTGACGTAGTTCAGACCGGACGCCTTGGCCTTGGCCTCGAGCGGGTCGGCGGCGCCCTTGTCCTCGAGCTCCTCGTGCTCGGGGTGGCGCACCTCGCTGGCGTTCTCGTCGAGCGAGACCTTGCCGTCGAGGGCGACGATGTCGCCGGCGCCGGTGCGGACGAGGGGGTTCACCTCGACGAGGGTCGCGCCCTCGCCGGTGTAGACGGCGTAGAGCTTGACGAACACGTCCGAGACCTTCTCGACGAGGTCGTCGGGGAAGTTCGCGGCGCGGGCGATCTCGACGGCCTTGGCCTTGTCGATGCCCTGCAGCGGGTCGACCTCGACGCGTGCGAGCGCCTCGGGGCGCTCGACGGCGAGCTCTTCGATCTCCATGCCGCCCTCGACCGAGCACAGGCTCAGGTACGAGCGGTTGGCGCGGTCGAGCAGCACCGAGAAGTAGAACTCCTCGGCGATGTCGGCGCCCTGGGCGACCATCACGCGCTGGACGACGTGGCCCTTGATGTCGAGGCCCAGGATGGCCTCGGCTGCGGCGTACGCCTCGTCGGGGGTCTTGGCGACCTTGACGCCGCCGGCCTTGCCGCGACCTCCGGTCTTGACCTGAGCCTTGACGACCACGACGCCGCCGATCTTCTCGGCCGCCGCCTTCGCCTCCTCAGGGGTGTCGGCGATGATGCCGGCGAGCACCGGCACCTCGTACTTCTCGAACAGGTCTCGGGCCTGGTACTCGTAAAGATCCACTGCAATCCTTCGCTGGGCGACGGTGGGTGAGGGGCGGGAACAATCTCGATGTCGAGATATCGCCCGATCGGAAAGCCTACTACCCGTGCCTGACGGCCCCGTGCCCGGATCCCGCCGAATGGAGGGGCCGGAATCAGATCCAGCCGCGCTCGCGCGCCATGATCGCCGCCTGCTGTCGCGTCGCGAGGCCGAGCTTGCCGAGCACGGACGAGACGTGGTTGCGCACGGTCCCCGCCGACAGGTGCAGGGATGCCGCGATCTCGGCGATCGTCTCGCCGCGGGCGCCGGCGCGCAGCACGTCGAGCTCGCGGTCGGTGAGGGGGCTGCGCTCGTCGCTCAGGGCGTCGGCGGCGATCTCGGGGTCGACGTAGCGCCGTCCAGCCGCGACCTCGCGGATGACGGCGGCGACGTCGTCGGCCCGCCGCGACTTCGGAACGAACCCGTCCACCCCGGCGCTCAGCGCCCGGCGCAGCACCCCGGGTCGGGCGTGCCGCGTGACGACGACGCACCGCGACGGCACGCGCTGCCGGATGCGGGCGGCCGCCTCGACCCCGTCGATGCCCGGCATCTCGAGGTCGAGCAGGCAGA
It contains:
- the purN gene encoding phosphoribosylglycinamide formyltransferase yields the protein MLTVAVLISGGGSNLRALLDAAAEPGFPARIVVVGADRPADGLAHADAYNIPTFAVPYREYATREEWGDELARQLTAWRPDLIVLSGLMRLLPAAVVAAFAPRIINTHPAYLPEFPGAHGVRDALAAGAEQTGASVIVVDDGVDTGPILAQERVPVLPGDDETSLHDRIKPVERRLLIDVVRRIAEGELDLAAPASSNPPAATA
- a CDS encoding cell division protein PerM encodes the protein MNRLLVALLSAVDALVAVAVGVVAALAPLTVLWAVAFGAGADWSALWPAAVRLWQLGNLVPLEITLPQEYTVATGIAPDAVTMPLSLAPLAVAGLIAMFAARSGGRAAAAGAGFTGVVVGAGTVAALSTVLATTAATPIASVTPWQAVLFPTLVFAVPALVGSLVRAWRDGDDGPVDSLFVRLDRSGYAAAVSAAGRALAISALGFAAVGALLVGVAVLARGGAIISLFQAANVDALGATAFTIAQLAYLPTLIVWGAAFAAGPGFVVGAGSTVAASGTQLGVIPSIPVLAAIPPSTPSFALLLALLFVAVGFIAGLAARRRLPAPPSRSAVEPVGPRLAALGGLVVASGLVAAVLSALASGALGPDRLTQVGPAPGAVGLAFALEIGLGAAIALLGPRAAGAARGSDADDRDRERAGARDADAPWVE
- a CDS encoding NCS2 family permease — translated: MNTTQQRAPQGAIDRYFDISRRGSTIGTEVRGGLVTFVTMAYIVILNPIILSGKPDVDGTTLGFAAVSAATALTAGVMTILFGLITRLPFAFAAGLGINAFVAFGVVGEVTWAEAMALVMINGVIIVLLAATGLRKLIFDAVPVQLKLAITVAIGFFIAFIGFVNSGFVTSTGQASPPVGLGVGGSVASAPTLMFVITLLLTGILVARKVKGGMLIGIVAGTVLSVIVEAIWHLGPATDNAGGWGLTVPALTGSPVSVPDLSLIGAVDFGFDLGKVSIVTLVMLVFTLVFSNFFDAMGTMTGLAKEANLADEKGDFPRIKSALIVEGVGAIAGGATSSSSATVFVESGSGIGEGARTGLANVVTGVVFLLAMFFTPLTSIVPTEVAAAALVIVGAMMLSQIAHIDLTDFRVLLPVFLTATVMPLTYSIANGIGAGFIAWVLVNALSGRAKQISPLLWVVAAGFVVFFARGPLEAMLGV
- the sucD gene encoding succinate--CoA ligase subunit alpha; amino-acid sequence: MSIYLNKDSKVIVQGITGGEGTKHTALMLKAGTNIVGGVNARKAGTTVSHTDAAGNAVELPVFGSVAEAIEKTGADVSVAFVPPAFTKDAMVEAIDAEIPLLVVITEGVPVGESAEAWAYAKSKGNKTRIIGPNCPGIITPGEALAGITPANITGKGPIGLVSKSGTLTYQMMFELRDLGFSTAIGIGGDPVIGTTHIDALAAFEADPETKAIVMIGEIGGDAEERAAEYIKEHVTKPVVGYVAGFTAPEGKTMGHAGAIVSGSAGTAQAKKEALEAAGVKVGKTPSETAALMREIIEKL
- the sucC gene encoding ADP-forming succinate--CoA ligase subunit beta, translating into MDLYEYQARDLFEKYEVPVLAGIIADTPEEAKAAAEKIGGVVVVKAQVKTGGRGKAGGVKVAKTPDEAYAAAEAILGLDIKGHVVQRVMVAQGADIAEEFYFSVLLDRANRSYLSLCSVEGGMEIEELAVERPEALARVEVDPLQGIDKAKAVEIARAANFPDDLVEKVSDVFVKLYAVYTGEGATLVEVNPLVRTGAGDIVALDGKVSLDENASEVRHPEHEELEDKGAADPLEAKAKASGLNYVKLDGQVGVIGNGAGLVMSTLDVVAYAGEKHGGVKPANFLDIGGGANAQVMASGLDVILGDEQVKSVFVNVFGGITSCVAVAEGIVKALEILGDSATKPLVVRLDGNQVDEGRAILADANHPLVTLAAGMDEGADKAAELANA
- a CDS encoding response regulator transcription factor, with the translated sequence MIRVLIADDEDMIRSALAALLRLEEDLDVIAECRDGESAVEQALALRPDVCLLDLEMPGIDGVEAAARIRQRVPSRCVVVTRHARPGVLRRALSAGVDGFVPKSRRADDVAAVIREVAAGRRYVDPEIAADALSDERSPLTDRELDVLRAGARGETIAEIAASLHLSAGTVRNHVSSVLGKLGLATRQQAAIMARERGWI